The window CCAACTACGACAAGGACATCGTGGCGATGAAGCGCATCGGCGTCACTCATGCCCGGTTGGGCATTGAATGGGCTCGGGTCGAGCCCAAGCCGGGAGTATGGAATCAAAAGGCGCTGGACCAGTACGCAACGATGATCCGAAAGCTACGCGCTGCAGGTATTGAGCCTGTCGTGACGCTTTGGCATTTTACCATGCCAGACTGGCTGGTGAACGATTTTCACAGAGACAGCACCCGGTGGCTTCATCCGGACTTCCAGGAACACTGGAAACAATACGTGGACCGGGTGACCCGGCGCTTTGGTACCAGCGTATCGATTTATGTGCCGCAAAATGAGCCGAATAGCGATGTGAATCTCGGTTGGATCGCAGGGCAGTGGCCACCCGGGATTTGGTTGGATTTTCACAACAGAAACCGCGCCACCACTGCGAGCATCGAGGCTTTTCGGACTGCGGCGGACATCATACGTCGCAACGCTCCTCACGCGAAGGTGATAGCGATCGAGTCTCTGAACTATTTCGAGCGGTTCTTCCCCTATGATCCTACCGGCGCCTTTTTCCATGCCAGCCAGCGAGCGAACTTTGACCACCTCGACGGGGTCGCCGACAAATGCGACCTGATCGGCCTGAATTACTACTATACCGAAGTCGCGAGTCCCCTGACGGCCATGACGATGGGTAAGCGCAGCGGTCCAGGGATCACTCTGCTCGGCTGGAAGATCAAACCCGTCGGGCTGAGGCGCGAACTCAATCTTGTGTGGCACCGGTATCGCAAACCGATCGTGGTCTCGGAAAACGGTATCGCCACCGGCCATGATGTGAAACGGATCAAGTACCTGGTCGATCACCTGATTGAGATGGACCGCGCGAGAATGCTGGATGGCGTGGATGTGCGGGGATACTTTGCGTGGACCCTGGCCGACAATTACGAGTGGCAGTTCGGGTACAAGGGACCCTTCGGT of the Terrimicrobium sacchariphilum genome contains:
- a CDS encoding family 1 glycosylhydrolase, which codes for MVSRLFTLGVLALLTGCLAGPRGPRYDPVGQRPETVRTGPHFWWGIGQSNFQNEDPGVKPGQPEFFRTDWDVFADKGRVPPKENGTDSWSNYDKDIVAMKRIGVTHARLGIEWARVEPKPGVWNQKALDQYATMIRKLRAAGIEPVVTLWHFTMPDWLVNDFHRDSTRWLHPDFQEHWKQYVDRVTRRFGTSVSIYVPQNEPNSDVNLGWIAGQWPPGIWLDFHNRNRATTASIEAFRTAADIIRRNAPHAKVIAIESLNYFERFFPYDPTGAFFHASQRANFDHLDGVADKCDLIGLNYYYTEVASPLTAMTMGKRSGPGITLLGWKIKPVGLRRELNLVWHRYRKPIVVSENGIATGHDVKRIKYLVDHLIEMDRARMLDGVDVRGYFAWTLADNYEWQFGYKGPFGLSKLNADRTDYILRPSAMFYKGIIESQQYAARLRNEDIAPDHVEAIKEAW